TCCCAATGCGTTGCCGTATATGATTGAGTTGCTAGGGCCAACATTTCGCGTGGATCACGATTATTCCATTTTTATGAAGAAGGGGGCGAGACGCGGGCGATTGCACGGTGGGCCATCACTGCAGGCGGGTGTGCCGGGCGATCATTGGTACAAATACCACGATGGGGTGATGCGCAATGGGTTGACGGTGTTTACTTATAATCTTGCGCCCGCGCGCAAAGGGGATGGCGGCTTTGCCTGTGTTCCCGGGTCGCATAAGAGCAATTTTGTCAGTATTCCCAGCGATGTGCGCAATTTTGAGCGACCGGCGCACTATGTACATCAGCCCGAAGCAGAAGCCGGGGATATGATCATTTTTACAGAGGCACTGGTGCATGGAACAATGCCATGGGAGGGCGAGCACGAGCGCCGTTCATTGCTGTATAAATTTAGCCCGGGACATTCGGCGTGGTCGCAGAATTATTACAATCCAGACGATTATCCGAATGTGACAGATCAGCAGCGACGGATTATGGAGCCGCCATCAATTGGCGGGCGGGAAAAAGTCGTTATGTGATCGGAAAGGACATACTTATGGGGCTTACAGCAGAGGAAGTTCGACAGTTCAAAGAGCTTGGTTATGTGGTTAAAGAATCCATTTATTCTTCGGACGATTTGCAACTTTTGAAGGATGGGTTGACAGGCGCGGTTCAGGAGAAGTGCGATGAGTTGATTGCCGCTGGCGAGCTGGATCGCGATTTTGCCGAGGAGCCATTTGAGACGCGGCTGACCAGGCTTAACCGATACAACCCGGAGGCCGCTCACAAGGTGTTGATGTCGATCTGGTCGGGTAGGTTTCACGGGCCGGGGATTTTGAAGGCGTTGCGGCATCGTCCATTGATTGCGTGTATTGAGGATATTATCGGTCCCGATATTGTCGGTACGTCGATTTATCGCATACGCCCCAAGGTGCCGGGCTATTCGCGCGGGGAAGTGCCCTGGCATCAGGATGCGGGTTATTCGATGGAACATTGTTACGATTATTTGATGGTGACGTGCTGGGTACCGCTGG
The DNA window shown above is from Gemmatimonadota bacterium and carries:
- a CDS encoding phytanoyl-CoA dioxygenase family protein, translated to MTPEEKFRFDLQGFLVVKNVLSADEVDALNKLADEVWAAPADENDGHRRTSRVSMWGPETQALFDHPNALPYMIELLGPTFRVDHDYSIFMKKGARRGRLHGGPSLQAGVPGDHWYKYHDGVMRNGLTVFTYNLAPARKGDGGFACVPGSHKSNFVSIPSDVRNFERPAHYVHQPEAEAGDMIIFTEALVHGTMPWEGEHERRSLLYKFSPGHSAWSQNYYNPDDYPNVTDQQRRIMEPPSIGGREKVVM
- a CDS encoding phytanoyl-CoA dioxygenase family protein; translated protein: MGLTAEEVRQFKELGYVVKESIYSSDDLQLLKDGLTGAVQEKCDELIAAGELDRDFAEEPFETRLTRLNRYNPEAAHKVLMSIWSGRFHGPGILKALRHRPLIACIEDIIGPDIVGTSIYRIRPKVPGYSRGEVPWHQDAGYSMEHCYDYLMVTCWVPLVDATLDNGCLWVIPKVQDKGIIRHYTGGHAGFLEIAPENVPKGAIPVEMSAGSVLFLTNLTPHASFENKTDIVRWSMDLRYQDFGVPSNIGEVPEDYMPEREPVTMACHPGEAYFVIQDTQNPEREMRDPEAFATLRREWDRKKVHAPGRGWTPLDERR